The Winogradskyella schleiferi genome contains the following window.
GGTGCTGTAGAGCGTGCAGGAACACCTGATGCCATTTCTGGAGAAACCATATTAGGTAGTTTGGCACAGAATAATGGAACCTTGGGCTATGACCTTATGGATATGTTTTGGGGAATAATACCAGGTTCAGTTGGTGAAACCTCAAAATTCCTGATTGTTATAGGTGCTCTATTTCTTATTTTCACAAAGGTAGGAAGCTGGCGAATTATTATAAGCACCTTAATTGGAGCTATGGTAATGGGCTTAATTTTCAACGGTGTTGTAGAAGCCGGTTGGATTGGAGATACAAGTAAATTCTATGGGTTAATGAGTGTTCCATTCTGGCAACACTTAATTATCGGTAGTATTTTGTTTGGAGCCGTTTACATGGCAACAGACCCTGTAACAGCCTCGCAGACCAATAAAGGGAAGTGGATTTATGGTTTCTTAATTGGATTTATTTCAATTATGATTCGAGTGTTCAACCCTGCTTATCCAGAAGGTGTGTTCTTAGCAATCTTATTAATGAATGTTTTTGCACCTACTATTGATCATTATGTAATTCAAGGAAACGTAAAACGTAGAATGAAGCGTGTAAAAGTTAAAGCAGCATAATTATGGCATTAGACACAGAAAAAAATAGCTATACAGTCATCTTTTCAATCATTATGGTTGTGGTAGTTGGCGCTATATTGGCAGGTTTGGCTTCAGGTTTAAAACCTATGGTAAAGGCCAACGAAAGATTTGAAAAACAGCAGAACATTCTTTACGCATTAGGTGTAAACAATAATGAAGGCGCCAATGATGTTGAATTCATTTCAACAGACAATGTGGAGGAAGAATTCAAAAAATACATCAAGAAACAATATGTCTTTCAAGGTGGTGAGTTAAAGGAAAATGATGAGGCTTACCTTATTGATATTAAAAAGGAGGAAACAAAAGCCAAAAAAGGTGATTACAAAAGAAGACTTCCAATTTTTATCGGTGAGAAGGATGGCAAAGAAGTTTATATTGTTCCTGTAAGGGGAAAGGGACTTTGGGATGCTATTTGGGGCTTTGTTGCCTTAGATAAAAGCATGACCATCCAAGGCGTTTATTTTGATCATAAAGGTGAAACACCTGGTTTAGGCGCAGAAATTAAGCAGCGCTACTTTATGGACGATTTTACTGGAGAGAAGTTTTTAGATGGTGGCGTTTTTAAAGGAATATCTGTGGCCAAAGGAAATAACGATCCAAAAAACCTAATAAAAGACGACCAAGAGATTGATGCTCTAGCAGGTGCAACAATCACAGGTGACGGACTTGCTGTTATGTTAAGCAAGGATATAAAAATGTATATGCCTTATTTCAAGACCTTAAAATAATATTATATGGGACTTTTATCAAAAAAAGATAGTAAACTAATCATGGATCCCTTAGCGGACAATAACCCTATTACCATTCAGGTTTTGGGAATTTGTTCTGCATTGGCAATTACGGCACAGTTAAAGCCGTCGATTGTAATGGCGATTTCTGTTATGTTTGTTATGGGAGTTGGAAATGTGGTGATTTCATTAATGCGAAATATCATTCCATCAAAAATTAGAATTATTGTGCAACTTATAGTTGTGGCCACTTTGGTGATTATAGTAGATCAAGTATTAAAAGCTTTTGCTTACACGCTAAGTAAAGAGTTATCGGTATTTATCGGATTAATTATTACAAACTGTATCATCATGGGACGCTTTGAAGCCTTTGCTTTGGCCAATGGTACTTGGAGATCATTCTTGGACGGTATTGGAAATGCATTAGGATACGGTGTTATATTAATCATTGTAGGATTTTTTAGAGAACTATTAGGATCTGGAACATTATTCGGATTTAAGGTTCTTGGTGATCCTGTTGAAAAAACAGGTTTATATGCTATCGGTTATGAGAACAATGGTTTTATGGTATTGCCTCCTATGGCATTGATTGTGGTAGGTATTATTATCTGGGTACAACGTAGTAGAAACAAAGATTTAATCGAAGACTAATCAGTATGCAGTTTACAGTCGCAGTAAACAGTAAATAACTGTAAACTGAGACTGAGACTGAAAACTAAAAGAATATGGAACATATAGAATTATTTTTTAAATCAGTATTTGTAGATAACATGGTGTTCGCTTACTTTTTGGGTATGTGTTCTTACTTGGCGGTATCTAAAAAAGTATCAACAGCTGTTGGATTAGGTGCTGCTGTAATTTTCGTACTAGCGATTACAGTACCTTTAAACTGGTTGTTGGATCAATATTTATTGCAAGAAGGCGCCTTAACGTGGTTGGGTGAAGAGTATGCGGATTATGATTTGAGTTTTTTATCATTTATCATGTTTATCGCCACTATTGCGACCATGGTACAATTGGTAGAAATTATTGTCGAAAAATTTTCACCTTCATTATATAACTCACTTGGTATATTTTTACCATTAATTGCAGTGAACTGTGCCATTTTGGGTGGATCATTGTTTATGCAATCTAGAGAAATTGAAACTTTAGGTTTAGCCTTAAATTACGGCATTGCATCCGGAATTGGTTGGTTCCTTGCCATTCTTGCTATTGCAGCTATTAGAGAAAAAATTAGATATTCTAACGTACCAGCACCATTAAGAGGACTTGGAATTACATTTATTATCACAGGATTAATGGCCATTGGATTTATGAGTTTCGGTGGTATGCTTACTGGTGGTGAAGATGAAGCGACAGAAGAAAGTAGAGAAGATACAGTTGGTATGGTTTCAACAACTGATACAGCCAACACTATTAAAGAGACAGATCTTAGTTTAGAAACAAAAGAAGGCACCAATAAACAGTAATATAGATTATGATATTAGCAGCAAGTACAATAGGAACAGTTATCGCCACGGTTGCGGCATTTTTAGTAGTTACGTTATTATTGGTAACATTATTACTTGTCGTAAAACAAAAATTATCACCATCTGGTCCTGTTAAGATTAAAATTAATGGTGAACGTGAGATTGAAGTCGCTTCTGGAGGGACTTTATTATCTACATTAGGGAGTAATAAAATTTTCTTACCATCGGCTTGTGGTGGTGGTGGAACGTGCATTCAATGCGAATGCCATGTATTAGAAGGTGGAGGTGAAGCTCTACCAACAGAAACACCTCACTTTTCAAGAAAAGAATTAGCAGAAGGAGCTCGTTTATCTTGCCAAGTAAAAGTAAAACAGGATATGGAAATCACCATTCCTGAAGAAGTATTTGGTATTAAAAAATGGGAAGCGACGGTAGTTTCAAACTATAATGTGGCGACTTTTATTAAGGAATTTGTTGTGGAAATTCCAGAAGATATGAACTACAAAGCAGGAGGTTATATTCAAATTGAGATTCCTGAGTGTGAAGTAAAGTATGCCGACATGGATATCACTGCACATCCAGAAGATCATCCAGGTGAACCGGATAAATTTAAAGCCGATTGGGAAAAATTTGGTTTATGGCCGCTAGTGATGAAGAATGACGAGCTTGTTGAACGTGCGTATTCCATGGCGTCTTATCCTGCTGAAGGCAGACGGATTATGCTTAATGTTCGTGTGGCGACACCACCTTTTGATCGTGCTAAAGGCGGCTGGATGGATGTTAATCCAGGTATTGCTTCATCTTATATATTTAACCAAAAAGAAGGCGATAGGGTAACGATTTCAGGACCTTATGGTGAATTCTTTATCAATGAGTCCGATTCTGAAATGTTATACGTTGGTGGTGGAGCCGGAATGGCACCTATGCGTTCGCACATATATCAATTATTCAGAACATTAAAGACAGGACGTAAAGTGTCCTATTGGTATGGTGGACGTTCTAAAGCTGAATTGTTTTACATCCATTATTTTAGAGCATTAGAAAAGGATTTTCCAAACTTTAAATTCTACTTAGCACTATCAGAACCGTTGGAGAGTGATAACTGGAAAGTTAAAAAAGATATCAATGACGAAGAAGGCGATGGTTTTGTTGGATTTATTCACAATTGTGTGATAGACAACTATTTGAAACACCATGAAGCACCTGAAGATATTGAATTATATTTTTGTGGTCCACCACTAATGAACCAAGCCGTTCAGAAAATGGGAGAGGATTTTGGAATTCCGGATGAGCATATTAGATTTGATGACTTTGGTGGATAATATTCCTGCGACTGCAGGAATCTCATAATCGAGAATCACTAGACATAGATAAAGCCAGTACTTGCATAAAGTGCTGGCTTTTTTGTTTCTAAAATATTATTTTCAGACCAATTCAAGTTCACTTGTAGAATCGTCAAATTCAAATAAAACCGAGCAATCCATTACATCTTTAATACCATCAAATCGACATAATTGGGATACAACTGCACTTAAGCCATTAAATAGATGAGCATCAGTTATGTTTTCTGGTTTAAACAAGCGTTTATGCGCTTTGAAATGATAACCACAACCTTTTAGAAAAGCACTTTCAATTTGCAGTAATTCAATAGGCGAATATCCATTAAATCGTCGACCTAGATTTTGATGCACCAATCCAACATAATTCAATTTTGTTGAGCCATGGCTATCTGTTAAATGTTTCCAACTGTCTTTGTTGTCCATGATATTTCCTACGGCACATTGCTTACAATCGTCTGGGTTTAAGGTCTTGTTATGAAATGCGGTGTATAATTTGTTGATGGCTTTTTCAAATCGAATTGAGGTTTTCATAGCTGTAGAATTTTCTTTTTCAAGATAAAAGATACAAAAAAATGAAATAACTTGAAAAATTTGTATTATTTCTAGCGGACGAAAGCGCCTATTTATATTCCATAATTAAATAAACTGAGGTTGTTTCTCCAATATTTAAAACTTCGTGAGAGGTAATGGAATCTTTACTAAATATATAACCTGTTGGGACGTTCACTTCTCGTGTTCCTGTAACATCCGTTATTCTGAATTTTCCACCAGCTATGGTGTAACCAACATGTGGATTATGGTAATGTTTTTCGTGGCCAACTCCTGGTTCAAAGGTGCATTTAAGCACTCTTAGTTCTTTGTCGTCTTCCAAAACCTCACAGACTGCTTCGCCTTTCCAACCCGCTTCTAAAGGGTCTGGTAAGGGGGTTTTGTTTTTACAACTTGAAAGTACTAGGGCTAGTATTAACAGATGTTTTAAAACCGTGATCTTTTTAGTTTTCATTGGTTTCAAATGTAGTTGAAATTATGCAAATTGGATAATAGTGGTTTAGTTTTGTGATTTGATTTTTAAATCTTATTCATATTCAGTTTGCTTTAAAATTTTAGAGGTGCTCAGCTCCAACTCGATGAGCCTGTTTTGGCAATCGATTACTCTATATATGAAATCGTCCAGTAGGTTCTCAAATTCAATATCTTGAAAAATCTAGAGTTTATTCACCTTAAGGTTTGATTTGTTTTTCCATTGTAGATTGCCATAAACGTGCTTGTCTTTTAAGGCATAATTTT
Protein-coding sequences here:
- a CDS encoding cupin domain-containing protein, whose translation is MKTKKITVLKHLLILALVLSSCKNKTPLPDPLEAGWKGEAVCEVLEDDKELRVLKCTFEPGVGHEKHYHNPHVGYTIAGGKFRITDVTGTREVNVPTGYIFSKDSITSHEVLNIGETTSVYLIMEYK
- the nqrE gene encoding NADH:ubiquinone reductase (Na(+)-transporting) subunit E — its product is MEHIELFFKSVFVDNMVFAYFLGMCSYLAVSKKVSTAVGLGAAVIFVLAITVPLNWLLDQYLLQEGALTWLGEEYADYDLSFLSFIMFIATIATMVQLVEIIVEKFSPSLYNSLGIFLPLIAVNCAILGGSLFMQSREIETLGLALNYGIASGIGWFLAILAIAAIREKIRYSNVPAPLRGLGITFIITGLMAIGFMSFGGMLTGGEDEATEESREDTVGMVSTTDTANTIKETDLSLETKEGTNKQ
- a CDS encoding NADH:ubiquinone reductase (Na(+)-transporting) subunit D, coding for MGLLSKKDSKLIMDPLADNNPITIQVLGICSALAITAQLKPSIVMAISVMFVMGVGNVVISLMRNIIPSKIRIIVQLIVVATLVIIVDQVLKAFAYTLSKELSVFIGLIITNCIIMGRFEAFALANGTWRSFLDGIGNALGYGVILIIVGFFRELLGSGTLFGFKVLGDPVEKTGLYAIGYENNGFMVLPPMALIVVGIIIWVQRSRNKDLIED
- a CDS encoding Na(+)-translocating NADH-quinone reductase subunit F produces the protein MKTSIRFEKAINKLYTAFHNKTLNPDDCKQCAVGNIMDNKDSWKHLTDSHGSTKLNYVGLVHQNLGRRFNGYSPIELLQIESAFLKGCGYHFKAHKRLFKPENITDAHLFNGLSAVVSQLCRFDGIKDVMDCSVLFEFDDSTSELELV
- the nqrF gene encoding NADH:ubiquinone reductase (Na(+)-transporting) subunit F, producing the protein MILAASTIGTVIATVAAFLVVTLLLVTLLLVVKQKLSPSGPVKIKINGEREIEVASGGTLLSTLGSNKIFLPSACGGGGTCIQCECHVLEGGGEALPTETPHFSRKELAEGARLSCQVKVKQDMEITIPEEVFGIKKWEATVVSNYNVATFIKEFVVEIPEDMNYKAGGYIQIEIPECEVKYADMDITAHPEDHPGEPDKFKADWEKFGLWPLVMKNDELVERAYSMASYPAEGRRIMLNVRVATPPFDRAKGGWMDVNPGIASSYIFNQKEGDRVTISGPYGEFFINESDSEMLYVGGGAGMAPMRSHIYQLFRTLKTGRKVSYWYGGRSKAELFYIHYFRALEKDFPNFKFYLALSEPLESDNWKVKKDINDEEGDGFVGFIHNCVIDNYLKHHEAPEDIELYFCGPPLMNQAVQKMGEDFGIPDEHIRFDDFGG
- a CDS encoding Na(+)-translocating NADH-quinone reductase subunit C, giving the protein MALDTEKNSYTVIFSIIMVVVVGAILAGLASGLKPMVKANERFEKQQNILYALGVNNNEGANDVEFISTDNVEEEFKKYIKKQYVFQGGELKENDEAYLIDIKKEETKAKKGDYKRRLPIFIGEKDGKEVYIVPVRGKGLWDAIWGFVALDKSMTIQGVYFDHKGETPGLGAEIKQRYFMDDFTGEKFLDGGVFKGISVAKGNNDPKNLIKDDQEIDALAGATITGDGLAVMLSKDIKMYMPYFKTLK